In one window of Chitinophagales bacterium DNA:
- a CDS encoding VCBS repeat-containing protein: MCKKPQYCFAIVCVLFAAFFFSACTDNPKQQDTALFELLESERTGIRFSNMLTPKPDFNMFTYMYFYNGAGVGAGDFNQDGLTDLFFAANQQPNALYLNKGKLQFEDVSAQTGIPRDSAWSTGVSVVDINNDGLLDIYVCRVGNYEILKSHNQLLVCTGIQNGIPRFEEKSTEYGLDFSGFSTQAAFLDYDLDGDLDMFLLNHSVHQNGTFGPRSQFLGKYHLLSGDRLFRNDGKKFTDVTKQCGIESSAISYGLGVAVADINLDGWPDIYVGNDFHENDYLYINDRNGRFHDASGDMLMHTSQYSMGVDVADINNDAYPEIISADMLPQDPYILKRSLGEDAYDLFNMKIRIGYQHQYTRNNLQLNRKNGLFSEVGRYSNVFATDWSWSTLFIDFDNDGKKDLFISNGIPKRLNDIDYVNFVSNEELQSRIRTSSVTEKDFSLINRYPEIKIPNKFYLNKGDVAFDDIAPRIKNDKPTFSNGAVYADLDNDGDLDIVVNNIADPVMIYQNKLNDQQPAAYLSLTLKGSKNNSNAIGAQVLVYQQNETRTYLNYAVKGFQSSMQVPMLIGMQGAKPDSILLVWPDQTYQRIQWKGEKQLSLSWQKGLPKFDFTRLQAKTVALAEDITAATKLVYKHTENDFVEFDREPLMPHMVSREGPALAVADINQDGLEDVFIGSSKTSIPAVFLQNGAGQFTQMKQPALVADSAYEEVAAVWVDVNGDSYPDLITASGGNEFFGNDPHQQPRCYLNDGKGNLHVQADAFNNIYLTASCIAVEDINKDGFPDLFIGARAVPWEYGARPTSYLLLNDGKGRFTNATASLAPALSDAGFVTGAVWTDINGDKQNELIVSTEWGGIDAYVKKGQSYQKQSLIKQKGWWQFVSAADIDGDGDQDLIAGNLGWNTRLKASEAQPVRMYYNDFDGNGKKEQILTYYLGGKEIPFANKAEFDKKLPSLKKQFLFAEDFAKASLAQLLPADKLGNATVYEANWMANSLLINDGKGNFTVQLMPWEAQLSPFRSAYAGKGQIMLAGNFYENNVEMGRYDADFGTLLHWRNQQWVASVLPGLAIKGQIRQLQPITIKGERALIAVRNHAPVLVFRLRNQQ; encoded by the coding sequence ATGTGTAAGAAGCCGCAGTACTGCTTTGCAATCGTTTGCGTTCTTTTTGCTGCTTTTTTTTTCAGTGCTTGCACTGATAATCCTAAGCAGCAGGATACAGCTTTGTTTGAGCTATTGGAATCTGAGCGAACCGGAATTCGCTTTAGCAATATGCTTACGCCAAAGCCCGATTTCAACATGTTTACCTACATGTATTTTTATAATGGTGCCGGCGTAGGTGCTGGTGATTTCAATCAAGATGGGTTAACGGATCTTTTTTTTGCGGCCAATCAGCAGCCCAATGCACTTTACCTAAATAAGGGCAAGCTTCAATTTGAAGATGTTTCTGCTCAAACGGGTATACCTAGAGACAGTGCTTGGTCAACTGGTGTGTCAGTCGTTGATATCAATAATGATGGCCTGCTCGATATCTATGTTTGTCGCGTTGGTAACTATGAAATCTTAAAGAGTCATAACCAGCTATTGGTTTGTACTGGTATTCAAAATGGTATTCCGCGGTTTGAGGAGAAGTCGACTGAATATGGATTAGATTTTTCAGGTTTCAGCACACAGGCTGCTTTTTTGGATTATGATTTGGATGGCGACTTGGATATGTTTTTACTGAATCATTCGGTTCATCAGAATGGCACATTTGGTCCGCGAAGTCAGTTTCTTGGTAAGTATCATCTGCTCTCTGGTGACAGATTATTCCGAAACGATGGAAAGAAGTTTACCGATGTTACCAAGCAATGCGGCATTGAAAGCTCTGCGATTAGCTATGGATTAGGTGTGGCTGTTGCGGACATTAATTTGGACGGCTGGCCGGATATCTATGTAGGGAATGATTTTCACGAGAATGATTATCTCTATATCAATGATCGAAATGGTCGGTTTCACGATGCTTCAGGTGATATGCTGATGCATACCAGTCAGTATTCCATGGGTGTAGATGTAGCGGATATCAATAATGATGCTTATCCTGAGATCATTTCTGCAGACATGCTGCCTCAGGATCCTTATATCCTGAAACGTTCATTGGGTGAAGATGCATATGATTTGTTTAACATGAAGATTCGTATCGGCTATCAGCATCAGTACACAAGAAATAACTTGCAACTAAACCGAAAGAATGGACTATTTAGTGAGGTAGGTAGATATAGCAATGTGTTTGCAACCGACTGGAGCTGGTCCACACTCTTCATAGACTTTGATAATGATGGTAAGAAAGATCTCTTCATTTCAAACGGTATTCCCAAAAGGTTGAATGATATTGACTATGTAAATTTTGTGTCCAACGAGGAATTGCAGTCGCGCATTAGAACTAGCTCCGTTACTGAAAAAGACTTTTCACTCATCAATCGCTATCCGGAAATTAAGATTCCGAATAAGTTTTACTTGAATAAAGGCGATGTAGCTTTTGATGATATTGCACCGCGTATCAAGAATGACAAACCTACTTTCTCCAACGGGGCTGTCTATGCAGATTTAGACAATGATGGTGATTTGGATATTGTGGTGAATAATATCGCTGATCCCGTAATGATATATCAGAATAAGCTCAATGATCAGCAACCAGCAGCTTATTTGTCCCTTACATTAAAAGGAAGCAAGAATAATAGCAATGCTATTGGTGCGCAGGTGTTGGTGTATCAGCAAAATGAAACACGTACCTATCTGAATTATGCGGTGAAGGGATTTCAATCAAGCATGCAGGTGCCCATGCTGATCGGTATGCAAGGTGCAAAGCCTGATTCAATTTTACTTGTATGGCCTGATCAAACCTATCAGCGTATTCAGTGGAAGGGAGAAAAGCAACTGTCACTTAGCTGGCAGAAAGGGTTACCCAAGTTTGATTTTACAAGATTACAAGCCAAGACTGTAGCGCTCGCAGAAGATATTACTGCAGCTACCAAATTAGTATATAAGCATACTGAGAATGATTTTGTAGAATTCGACCGCGAGCCATTGATGCCACATATGGTTTCTCGTGAAGGTCCGGCGCTAGCGGTGGCAGATATCAATCAGGATGGATTAGAAGATGTATTCATCGGCTCATCTAAAACCAGTATTCCGGCGGTCTTTTTGCAAAATGGTGCGGGACAGTTTACTCAAATGAAACAACCCGCATTGGTTGCTGATTCCGCTTACGAAGAAGTAGCGGCGGTATGGGTCGATGTGAACGGAGACAGTTATCCCGACTTAATCACAGCCTCAGGTGGTAATGAGTTTTTTGGTAATGATCCGCATCAGCAACCAAGGTGTTATCTGAATGATGGTAAAGGCAATCTTCATGTACAGGCCGATGCATTCAACAATATTTACCTCACTGCTTCTTGTATTGCAGTGGAAGATATCAACAAAGACGGCTTTCCTGATCTGTTTATTGGTGCAAGAGCTGTGCCCTGGGAATACGGTGCAAGACCAACTTCCTATTTATTACTCAACGATGGAAAAGGAAGATTTACAAATGCGACAGCAAGTCTTGCTCCAGCATTGAGTGATGCCGGCTTTGTAACGGGTGCTGTTTGGACAGATATCAATGGCGACAAGCAAAATGAATTAATTGTGTCTACCGAATGGGGAGGTATTGATGCATATGTTAAAAAGGGCCAATCGTATCAAAAGCAATCACTCATCAAACAAAAAGGTTGGTGGCAATTTGTTTCTGCTGCAGATATTGATGGAGATGGTGATCAGGACTTGATTGCAGGTAATCTTGGTTGGAACACTCGTTTGAAAGCTAGTGAAGCTCAGCCGGTACGGATGTACTACAATGATTTTGATGGTAACGGAAAGAAAGAGCAAATACTCACTTACTATCTTGGCGGAAAAGAAATACCCTTTGCCAATAAAGCGGAATTCGATAAAAAGCTGCCTTCTCTAAAAAAGCAATTTCTCTTCGCAGAAGATTTTGCTAAAGCCAGCTTAGCGCAATTATTGCCTGCAGATAAATTGGGTAATGCGACTGTATATGAGGCCAACTGGATGGCCAATAGCCTGCTCATCAATGATGGCAAAGGCAACTTCACGGTTCAGTTGATGCCATGGGAAGCGCAGTTATCACCTTTCAGGTCTGCTTATGCAGGCAAGGGACAAATCATGTTAGCTGGAAATTTCTATGAAAATAATGTAGAGATGGGGCGCTATGATGCAGACTTTGGTACCTTACTACATTGGCGTAATCAACAATGGGTGGCGTCTGTTTTACCGGGCTTGGCTATTAAAGGACAAATAAGGCAATTGCAGCCCATCACCATTAAGGGTGAGCGGGCCTTAATAGCTGTTCGCAACCATGCACCCGTATTGGTTTTCAGGCTTCGGAATCAGCAATAG
- a CDS encoding phosphatase PAP2 family protein gives MKKISIILSSCMVLLITACNKQIEDISQDFPALNPARTDVNAGTWKPILLNTANEIAVPAPMATGTPDFIAQLSEIKSWQKNATEADKASLKYWSAGAVLRWNEIMRELVAKYNLPPYQNPDGTYPIPSANNPLAYPLFPFANPPYAARAYAYISAAQYDALVAAYFYKQQYNRAAPYQLDNGIQAMVPQNATPAYPSEDAVVYGVTVEMMKLLFPGEQAFVQQKAEEHRRARLLSGANTRNDLEAGEALGKAVAQRFVARARTDRAGAAVGIVNGVDLWREFETAVTNQGETPWISQEAPKRPPMLPYFGRVRPFLFDSVTLVTKVRPGPPPSTKSEQFRKETEEVLFYSQNPTRERIRIVHFWADGVGTYTPPGHWNAIAAEEMVKLNLSEVRWARNMALLNMSLMDAAIACWDAKYTYYNPRPSQVNPAIKTLTGLPNFPSYTSGHSTFSGAAATILGYLIPAKANAFTEMAKEASLSRLYGAIHYRSDCEEGLKCGNAVGGYAILRAQADGAGN, from the coding sequence ATGAAAAAAATTAGCATCATCCTCAGCAGTTGCATGGTATTGTTGATCACAGCCTGCAACAAACAAATAGAAGATATTAGTCAAGATTTTCCTGCATTAAATCCGGCAAGAACAGATGTAAATGCAGGTACCTGGAAACCCATATTACTCAACACAGCTAACGAGATTGCTGTGCCTGCACCTATGGCAACAGGAACGCCTGATTTTATCGCGCAGCTGAGTGAAATCAAATCATGGCAAAAGAATGCCACGGAAGCAGATAAAGCATCACTTAAATACTGGAGCGCAGGTGCAGTGCTTCGTTGGAACGAAATTATGCGTGAATTGGTGGCTAAATATAATCTGCCGCCATACCAGAATCCCGATGGTACCTATCCAATTCCTAGTGCGAATAACCCATTGGCCTATCCATTATTCCCATTTGCGAATCCGCCATATGCCGCACGTGCGTATGCCTATATCAGTGCCGCACAGTACGATGCATTAGTAGCAGCGTATTTTTATAAGCAACAATACAATCGCGCAGCGCCATATCAATTGGATAATGGTATTCAGGCCATGGTTCCGCAAAACGCTACACCTGCTTATCCATCAGAAGATGCGGTGGTTTATGGTGTTACAGTGGAAATGATGAAACTCTTGTTTCCCGGTGAGCAGGCATTTGTTCAGCAAAAAGCTGAAGAACACAGAAGAGCCAGATTGCTTTCCGGTGCGAATACGAGAAATGATTTAGAAGCTGGCGAAGCTTTGGGTAAAGCTGTTGCACAAAGATTTGTGGCAAGAGCAAGAACCGACAGAGCAGGTGCTGCAGTCGGTATTGTGAATGGTGTAGATCTCTGGCGCGAGTTTGAGACTGCTGTCACCAATCAAGGAGAAACCCCATGGATCAGTCAGGAAGCTCCCAAGCGTCCGCCAATGCTGCCTTATTTCGGAAGAGTACGGCCATTCCTGTTTGATTCTGTTACGCTGGTTACTAAAGTAAGACCAGGTCCGCCACCTTCAACCAAATCTGAACAGTTCAGAAAAGAAACAGAAGAAGTGTTGTTCTATAGTCAGAATCCAACACGCGAGCGTATTCGTATCGTGCATTTCTGGGCCGATGGCGTAGGTACTTATACTCCTCCGGGCCATTGGAATGCGATTGCTGCTGAAGAAATGGTGAAACTGAATTTGAGCGAAGTACGTTGGGCAAGAAACATGGCCCTCCTCAACATGTCTTTGATGGATGCGGCTATTGCTTGTTGGGATGCGAAATACACCTATTATAATCCGCGTCCCTCACAAGTGAACCCCGCCATTAAAACATTGACGGGTTTACCCAACTTTCCTTCATATACTTCAGGTCACTCTACATTTAGTGGGGCTGCAGCTACGATACTAGGATATCTGATACCAGCTAAAGCCAATGCATTTACTGAAATGGCGAAGGAAGCCTCGCTTTCCAGGTTGTATGGCGCTATTCATTACAGAAGTGATTGTGAAGAAGGATTGAAATGTGGTAATGCTGTAGGTGGTTATGCCATACTGAGAGCGCAAGCCGATGGCGCAGGAAATTAA
- a CDS encoding vanadium-dependent haloperoxidase, with product MKKIVWMIAVIIGISACKQNNAYQSYLKDPQLFCNTVYELNNVVMGNNFPPMIASRNYGYASVAAYEAIAAGYPDKYQTLAGQLNGLQQSLQIADKENVSVELAALLAFIKVGEAVTFPEGSMGDYRDSILALAREKGLPSKVEKASKVFADSVAAIIIRWSKKDNYAQTRSAEKYTVMDVPGRWVPTPPMYASAVEPAWKTIRPMVLDSSDQFMPPPPIPFDITNKNSAYYKQVMAVKNAVDSLTDEQKHIAAFWDDNPFKMNVVGHVMFSTKKFSPPGHWMSVAGIAAKTAKADFPETVYAIAKTGIALFDAFIQCWDVKYKYNTVRPETVINKYIDPNWAPYLQTPAFPEYTCGHSTISSAAAEALTSVFGDNFAFTDSTELDFGIPNRSFKSFRHAADENNWARFYGGIHFHPSCIESTDMGRKVGGYLVQKLKMKK from the coding sequence ATGAAGAAAATTGTTTGGATGATCGCTGTGATCATCGGTATCAGTGCGTGTAAACAGAATAATGCGTATCAGTCTTACTTGAAAGACCCGCAATTATTTTGTAACACGGTGTACGAATTGAATAATGTGGTGATGGGGAATAATTTCCCGCCGATGATTGCTTCGCGTAACTATGGTTATGCTTCAGTTGCTGCATATGAAGCTATTGCAGCAGGTTATCCCGATAAATATCAAACACTGGCTGGCCAGTTGAATGGTTTACAGCAAAGTCTGCAAATAGCAGATAAAGAAAATGTATCTGTTGAGCTGGCTGCTTTATTGGCTTTTATTAAAGTTGGTGAAGCGGTAACTTTCCCTGAAGGAAGTATGGGCGATTATCGCGACAGCATCTTAGCGCTGGCACGTGAAAAAGGTCTGCCTTCCAAAGTGGAGAAAGCCAGCAAGGTTTTTGCAGACAGTGTAGCAGCAATAATTATTCGCTGGAGTAAGAAAGACAATTATGCGCAAACAAGAAGTGCAGAAAAATACACAGTCATGGATGTACCGGGCCGTTGGGTACCTACCCCACCCATGTATGCTTCTGCTGTAGAACCTGCTTGGAAGACGATCAGACCAATGGTGCTGGATTCTTCCGATCAGTTTATGCCGCCACCACCCATTCCTTTTGATATTACCAATAAGAACAGCGCCTATTACAAGCAAGTAATGGCAGTGAAAAATGCGGTGGATAGTTTAACAGACGAACAGAAGCATATTGCTGCATTCTGGGATGACAATCCTTTTAAAATGAATGTGGTTGGACACGTGATGTTTAGTACCAAGAAATTCTCTCCTCCAGGTCACTGGATGAGTGTTGCAGGTATTGCAGCTAAAACAGCTAAAGCCGATTTTCCGGAAACAGTGTATGCCATCGCTAAAACAGGTATCGCCCTGTTTGATGCATTCATTCAATGCTGGGATGTGAAATACAAATACAATACAGTTCGTCCTGAAACAGTAATCAACAAATATATTGATCCAAACTGGGCGCCTTATTTGCAAACACCGGCTTTCCCTGAATACACTTGCGGACACTCTACTATTTCTTCAGCTGCTGCTGAGGCTTTAACCAGTGTGTTTGGAGATAATTTTGCTTTCACTGATTCTACAGAGTTAGATTTTGGTATTCCCAATCGTTCTTTCAAATCTTTCCGTCATGCTGCGGATGAGAACAACTGGGCACGTTTCTATGGTGGTATCCATTTTCACCCATCTTGTATCGAGAGTACAGATATGGGTAGAAAAGTTGGCGGTTACCTGGTGCAGAAACTGAAGATGAAGAAATAA
- a CDS encoding glycoside hydrolase family 65 protein: MIGIVSSPEPFKVKDVVLAGAYDQYGRGRVSNFLRSFNLLNMNLDIDGRRVDASTAKNMVQELDMRKAAFTTKFDVGDKASVQYTYYSLRHLPYTVLMDVTITPKKDITIGGASVMEAPDALRDVQNYYNEIDRPHVTISLLTSSAKSPTGKLLMCASNTFLFGEAHGKEPRVIHEMWDNNMHLLKFSKQLKAGETYRFSIAGSSITSAHHDDPLNEAERLTIFAKLEGRDRLLQFHHQAWDKLWESDIQIEGDAEAQQDVHSMLYHLYSFVRDGNAYSPSPMGLSGLGYNGHVFWDTELWMYPSLLVLQPGMAKSMIEYRFKRLEAAKRNAFSKGYKGAMYPWESAETGVEETPVWALSGPFEHHITACVGIAAWNYYCVTQDKQWLREKGWPILQATADFWASRVERNGSGKYDINNVVAADEWAENVNNNAFTNAAAKANLQFATEAAKLLGVTADPDWAHVASNIPILKFADGVTREHASYNGEGIKQADVNLLAYPLKEVTDPKAIKKDLNYYETRVPNEGTPAMTQAVFSLLYARLGDADKAHHWFRDAYIPNLNPPFRVIAETKGGTNPYFATGAGGIIQAMLMGFGGLEITPQGITQLKSVLPAKWKSLKITGVGPEKKTFVVK, from the coding sequence ATGATTGGCATTGTATCATCACCTGAACCTTTCAAGGTGAAAGATGTGGTACTTGCTGGTGCCTATGATCAGTATGGCCGTGGCAGGGTTAGCAATTTCCTGCGCAGCTTCAATCTGCTCAATATGAATTTGGATATTGATGGCAGGCGCGTGGATGCTTCCACTGCAAAAAATATGGTGCAGGAGTTAGATATGCGCAAAGCTGCTTTCACCACTAAGTTTGATGTAGGCGATAAAGCCAGTGTGCAATACACATACTACTCTTTGCGTCATCTGCCTTATACGGTGTTGATGGATGTAACCATCACGCCTAAGAAAGACATCACTATCGGTGGTGCCAGTGTGATGGAAGCACCGGATGCATTGCGTGATGTACAGAACTACTACAATGAAATCGATCGTCCGCATGTAACCATCAGTCTGCTGACATCTTCCGCAAAAAGTCCTACCGGTAAATTACTCATGTGTGCTTCCAATACTTTTCTTTTCGGCGAAGCGCATGGCAAAGAACCGCGTGTGATTCATGAAATGTGGGACAATAATATGCACCTGCTTAAGTTCAGCAAACAACTGAAAGCAGGAGAGACCTATCGTTTTTCTATTGCTGGTTCATCTATTACATCTGCGCATCATGATGATCCGCTGAATGAAGCAGAACGTCTCACCATATTCGCCAAGCTGGAAGGAAGAGATCGTTTGCTGCAGTTTCATCATCAGGCCTGGGATAAACTTTGGGAAAGTGATATTCAAATTGAAGGCGATGCAGAAGCACAGCAGGATGTACACAGTATGCTCTATCATTTGTACTCATTCGTACGTGACGGTAATGCTTATTCACCTTCGCCAATGGGTTTGAGTGGATTGGGCTATAACGGCCACGTGTTCTGGGATACAGAATTGTGGATGTATCCATCTTTATTGGTGTTGCAGCCCGGCATGGCCAAGAGCATGATTGAATATCGTTTCAAAAGATTGGAAGCTGCTAAGCGCAATGCTTTCAGCAAAGGGTATAAAGGTGCGATGTATCCATGGGAGAGTGCAGAAACAGGTGTGGAAGAAACACCTGTATGGGCGCTCAGTGGTCCGTTTGAGCATCATATCACTGCCTGCGTGGGTATTGCTGCCTGGAATTACTATTGTGTAACACAGGATAAGCAATGGCTACGCGAGAAGGGTTGGCCTATCTTACAAGCTACAGCTGATTTCTGGGCCAGCAGGGTAGAGCGCAATGGTTCGGGTAAATACGATATCAATAATGTAGTAGCAGCAGATGAATGGGCCGAGAACGTCAACAACAATGCATTCACCAATGCTGCGGCCAAAGCCAATTTGCAGTTTGCAACAGAAGCAGCAAAACTTTTGGGTGTTACTGCTGATCCGGATTGGGCGCATGTAGCGAGTAATATTCCCATCCTCAAATTTGCAGATGGTGTTACCAGAGAGCATGCTAGCTATAATGGAGAAGGTATTAAGCAGGCCGATGTAAACTTGCTCGCTTATCCTTTGAAAGAAGTCACAGACCCCAAAGCCATTAAAAAAGACCTGAATTATTATGAAACCCGTGTACCCAATGAAGGCACACCTGCCATGACACAGGCCGTATTTTCTTTGCTCTATGCCCGGTTGGGTGATGCAGATAAAGCACATCATTGGTTCCGTGATGCCTACATTCCTAACCTAAATCCACCCTTCCGAGTGATTGCAGAAACCAAGGGGGGTACCAATCCGTATTTCGCAACAGGGGCCGGTGGTATTATTCAGGCCATGCTGATGGGTTTTGGCGGATTAGAGATCACCCCTCAGGGAATTACCCAGCTGAAATCTGTGCTGCCGGCCAAGTGGAAATCGTTGAAGATCACAGGGGTAGGACCTGAAAAGAAAACTTTTGTGGTGAAATAA